One part of the Armatimonadota bacterium genome encodes these proteins:
- a CDS encoding DUF488 domain-containing protein encodes MDATLGSLFSIGHSNHSIERFLDLVAQNDIQIVADVRSSPWSKYSPWFNKDDLNNALETRGVRYVFLGQELGGRPADEHLYDDQGYALYDRFLEMDYVQRGLARLMSLIEEGHRVAVLCSEEDPRECHRHRLIAWEMDRSFGIVALHIRGDGSVESELDLRRKDQPGLFDADEEMNMPPRSAKRIQTK; translated from the coding sequence ATGGACGCGACCTTGGGCAGTCTTTTCTCAATCGGCCACTCCAACCACTCGATAGAGCGGTTTCTCGATCTCGTCGCGCAGAACGACATTCAGATCGTCGCGGACGTGCGCTCTTCGCCCTGGTCCAAATACTCGCCGTGGTTCAACAAGGATGATCTGAACAACGCGCTGGAAACTCGGGGAGTTCGCTACGTTTTTCTTGGCCAAGAATTAGGCGGGAGGCCGGCCGACGAGCATCTTTATGATGATCAGGGCTACGCTCTCTACGACAGATTCTTAGAGATGGACTATGTGCAAAGAGGCTTAGCTCGATTGATGAGCCTGATTGAAGAGGGTCATCGAGTTGCCGTCCTGTGCAGCGAAGAGGATCCGCGCGAATGCCACCGCCACCGGCTGATTGCGTGGGAGATGGATCGGTCCTTCGGTATCGTCGCTTTGCATATACGTGGAGACGGCTCGGTCGAGAGCGAGCTGGACTTGAGACGCAAGGATCAACCGGGGCTTTTTGACGCTGACGAGGAGATGAACATGCCTCCAAGGTCGGCCAAGCGCATCCAAACCAAGTAG
- a CDS encoding DUF488 domain-containing protein has protein sequence MGAPTAYSIGFTGKTAEIFFGLLERTGIERLVDVRIHNTSQLAGFTKQNDLKFFLDRLLGVEYVHLPILAPTEALLKSYRSKKISWSDYEVEFLTLMKSRRIESEIQPEFFEKPSALLCSEATADECHRRLVLEYLRNSWKNGLRIVHL, from the coding sequence ATGGGCGCGCCTACCGCTTATTCTATTGGATTCACTGGAAAGACGGCCGAGATTTTTTTCGGTCTCTTGGAGAGAACCGGCATTGAGCGGCTTGTTGACGTTCGGATTCACAACACCTCTCAATTAGCTGGATTCACGAAGCAGAACGACCTCAAGTTCTTTTTGGACCGTCTATTGGGAGTCGAATATGTCCATCTTCCTATCCTTGCTCCGACCGAAGCGCTGCTCAAGTCGTACCGAAGCAAGAAGATCAGCTGGAGCGATTATGAGGTCGAGTTTCTTACGCTCATGAAGTCGCGTCGCATCGAAAGCGAGATTCAACCTGAGTTCTTTGAGAAGCCGTCTGCGTTGCTTTGCAGCGAGGCAACGGCGGACGAGTGTCATCGACGGCTAGTCTTAGAATACTTGCGGAACTCCTGGAAGAACGGCTTGAGAATTGTCCACCTATAG
- a CDS encoding adenylate/guanylate cyclase domain-containing protein: MYVFLFTDIEQSSRLWEEMPDAMRTALEAHDALFDRCVGENHGKIFKNVGDGICAVFDKAGCGVQAALSAQLELTVRYETQEIPFRVRMGLHMGDAVPRGDDYFGPALNRVARLMALAAGGQTLLSATMVEALTDGLPSEASLKDLGLHRLRDLQHPEQLFQLCHPKLPEDFRPLPSMDALPNNLPPQLTTFIGREKELGEVVESLATTRLVTLTGSGGCGKTRLALQAGAELLEQYTNGVWIVELAALNDPSLIVQSLANALSVREEIGSPLQDTVMRYLKDKKALLIFDNCEHLLEAVAKLGETILRSCPNVRLLATSREALGLPGEVSYRIPSLSAPSESDLDDFELIAANESVRLFVDRVALSQSGFQLAPSNATAIAQICRRLDGIPLAIELAAARAKALAPEQIASRLDDAFRILTGGSRTALPRQQTLRATIEWSYNLLSDQEKLLLDRLSVFAGSFSLEAVEKICTDG, encoded by the coding sequence ATGTACGTCTTTCTGTTCACCGACATTGAACAGAGTTCGCGCCTTTGGGAGGAGATGCCCGACGCTATGCGGACTGCGCTAGAGGCGCACGATGCGCTGTTCGATCGGTGCGTTGGCGAGAACCATGGCAAGATCTTCAAGAACGTTGGCGATGGGATTTGTGCAGTGTTCGATAAGGCGGGGTGCGGCGTACAGGCGGCCTTATCAGCTCAGTTGGAGCTGACGGTTCGGTACGAGACGCAAGAGATTCCCTTTCGCGTGCGGATGGGTTTGCACATGGGCGATGCGGTGCCTCGCGGAGACGACTATTTTGGTCCTGCGCTGAATCGCGTGGCGAGGCTAATGGCCTTGGCGGCGGGGGGACAAACGCTGTTGAGCGCGACGATGGTCGAGGCTCTGACCGATGGTCTGCCCAGCGAGGCCAGCCTTAAGGACTTGGGCTTGCATCGCCTTCGAGACCTGCAGCATCCCGAACAATTGTTCCAACTTTGCCATCCCAAACTGCCAGAGGACTTTCGGCCTTTGCCGTCGATGGATGCGCTGCCCAACAACCTGCCGCCGCAGTTAACTACGTTTATCGGTCGAGAGAAAGAGCTTGGAGAAGTCGTCGAATCGCTCGCGACCACTCGACTGGTAACGCTGACCGGATCGGGCGGATGCGGCAAGACGCGGCTTGCATTGCAGGCGGGCGCAGAGTTGTTGGAGCAATACACGAACGGCGTCTGGATCGTCGAACTGGCCGCGCTGAACGATCCATCGCTGATCGTGCAGTCGTTGGCGAACGCCTTGTCCGTGCGCGAGGAGATCGGCAGCCCCCTGCAGGACACCGTGATGCGCTATCTGAAGGACAAAAAGGCTCTCCTCATCTTTGACAACTGCGAGCATCTGTTGGAGGCCGTGGCCAAGCTAGGCGAGACTATCCTAAGGAGTTGTCCAAACGTCCGGCTGTTAGCGACGAGCCGAGAGGCGCTCGGGTTGCCGGGCGAAGTGAGTTACCGCATTCCGTCGCTCTCGGCGCCTAGCGAATCAGACTTGGATGACTTTGAACTGATAGCGGCCAACGAGTCGGTCCGGTTGTTCGTGGATCGAGTGGCTCTTTCGCAATCTGGGTTTCAACTGGCGCCTTCGAACGCGACGGCTATTGCGCAGATTTGTCGGCGGCTGGACGGAATCCCCCTTGCGATCGAGTTGGCTGCGGCGCGGGCCAAGGCGCTGGCGCCCGAGCAGATAGCGTCCCGATTGGACGACGCGTTCCGCATCTTGACCGGAGGCAGTCGGACGGCATTGCCCAGACAACAGACGCTGCGCGCCACGATCGAATGGAGCTACAACTTGCTGAGCGATCAGGAGAAGCTGCTCTTAGATCGATTAAGCGTCTTTGCAGGTTCGTTTTCGCTCGAAGCGGTCGAGAAGATCTGCACCGATGGTTGA
- a CDS encoding tetratricopeptide repeat protein — MADALIEEWEALDLLTALVDKSLVTFDPDAPGGGRYRLLETVRQYARERLNMGGEAISMRDRHRDYFSETATEGRVQMRGAGMAEWLTRFDQDYENIRSALEWAMGDTESAEPALTLVGCLDVYWSTRGMLQEGRRRADEALNHPKASEKTNARATALNAAGNLAFAEGDNLGSLAYHQENLEIRTLLNDEWGMAAANNNLALALQGLGREEEAAKCFEECVAIFQRLQERSPELAARLNLGYTMLLLGEYERSETELKAAIGLAEQLANTGRMGLANSYMGILYSNQRRYADALPYFVEAKRLYEEINDPILIGHARLYIAYIHWKEGNKENSVAEMRSLWDEFSKKDLVNEMTSVCSYLITMTLEDDPAEAVETASKSVELLRRSPRRSIWLDGMEAIGVLLSKRGDKTAAAKAIGFVDEQRRQANRSASQHFSDDLDEILAGLQTDELKAGAELTEEQAIDLVEQAVKAMGS; from the coding sequence GTGGCCGACGCATTGATCGAAGAATGGGAAGCGCTGGACCTTTTGACTGCGCTCGTGGACAAGTCGCTTGTAACCTTTGACCCCGACGCGCCTGGCGGGGGGCGATATCGCTTGCTGGAGACCGTCCGCCAATATGCGCGCGAGCGGCTGAACATGGGCGGCGAGGCGATCTCGATGCGGGACCGGCATCGAGACTACTTTAGCGAGACGGCGACCGAGGGGCGCGTACAAATGCGCGGCGCGGGCATGGCCGAGTGGCTGACGCGGTTCGATCAAGATTACGAGAACATCCGGTCGGCTCTGGAATGGGCGATGGGCGACACCGAGAGCGCCGAGCCTGCATTGACGCTGGTGGGCTGCTTAGATGTTTACTGGAGCACGCGGGGTATGCTCCAAGAGGGTCGCCGGAGGGCGGACGAGGCCCTGAATCACCCTAAAGCAAGTGAAAAAACGAATGCCCGGGCGACCGCTCTCAATGCGGCCGGCAACCTTGCATTTGCCGAAGGCGACAACCTCGGATCGCTGGCCTACCATCAAGAGAATCTCGAAATACGCACCTTGCTGAACGACGAGTGGGGAATGGCCGCGGCCAATAACAATCTGGCGCTGGCATTGCAAGGCCTTGGCCGCGAAGAAGAGGCCGCAAAGTGCTTCGAAGAATGCGTGGCGATCTTTCAGCGGCTTCAGGAGCGTTCGCCCGAACTGGCCGCTCGGCTCAACTTAGGCTACACGATGCTGTTGTTGGGCGAATATGAGCGATCTGAGACCGAGCTGAAAGCCGCGATCGGCTTGGCCGAGCAGTTGGCCAACACGGGGCGCATGGGTCTGGCCAATTCTTATATGGGCATTCTCTATTCAAACCAGCGAAGGTATGCCGATGCGTTGCCCTATTTTGTGGAAGCCAAGAGGCTCTATGAGGAAATCAACGATCCGATCCTGATCGGCCATGCAAGGCTCTACATTGCCTACATCCATTGGAAGGAAGGCAACAAAGAGAACTCGGTTGCAGAAATGCGCTCGCTGTGGGACGAGTTTTCGAAGAAAGATCTAGTGAACGAAATGACGTCGGTCTGTTCGTATTTGATCACCATGACCTTAGAAGACGATCCTGCCGAAGCGGTCGAAACGGCCAGTAAGAGCGTCGAGCTGTTGCGTCGGTCTCCCCGCCGCAGCATTTGGCTGGACGGCATGGAGGCGATCGGCGTATTGCTATCAAAGCGAGGCGACAAGACGGCTGCCGCAAAGGCTATCGGATTTGTAGACGAGCAGCGCAGACAGGCCAATCGTTCTGCTTCTCAGCACTTTTCGGACGACTTGGACGAGATACTAGCCGGACTGCAGACTGACGAGTTGAAAGCGGGCGCCGAATTGACCGAGGAGCAGGCGATCGATCTAGTCGAGCAAGCGGTCAAGGCAATGGGATCCTAG